The bacterium DNA segment CGATGAACGCCAGGCTCGGGGCCCCTTCGCCGCTCTGCCGCTTGGTCATGGGACCATCGTACTGCAAATCCGACAGAAATTTCCAGGTATCAGGCCCAAGTCCGCGCGTACGCGCGGATCAGCACAGCAGACTTGTTACCCCGCGTCGATCTATTCCGGACTTCCTTGTGCTTCGATGGTAACGCAGGCGTGACGTGGCTATTTACACGTCCTCCTGTCTCGGCGCGTGAGTCGTCACCTTGCTTCAGGGCATATCGGCAGATGCTACCCTGCTGCATCCGCGCCCTACGCGCCGATCGTGGCGCGCTTCCCCTCGTCCGGCGGCGGATGCGCCTTGAAGCCGCGGTACAGCAGCAGGTCGTAGGTGATCTTGAGGGTCCCGGCAAGGAAGAACGGCACACTGATCAGCGCCGGGACCGCCAGCAGCGCACCGCTGAGCGTCGGCGAGACCAGCGCCCCGACCGAGCGGGCGATCGTCGTCACGCCCGAGGCGGCGGAGCGCTCGTCCGGGTCCACGACGGCCATGGTGTAGGACTGGCGCGTCGGGACGTCCATCTGCGAGATGCTGTAGCGCACCAGCAGCAGGCCGACGGCGGCGGGGAGCGTCGGCATCAGCGGCACGAGCATCAGCAGCAGGTTGGACGGGATGTGCGTGAAGACCATCGTGCGGATGAGCCCGATGCGCGCCGCGATGCGGTCCGCCAGCAGCGCCGAGACGCCGGCGAGCAGATTGGCGCCGAAGAAGATCCCGCCGAGCGCCGCCGGCTCCACCGCGAAGCGCAGGTGGAACCAGTAGGCGAGCAGCCCCTGGATCACGAAGCCGCCACCGAAGGCGTCGAGCGCGAAGAGCGCGCTGAGGCGGGCGACCGTCCCGCGCGAGCGATGCAGGCCAAGCCGGCTGCGGGCGCGCGGCGCCCCGTCGCGCGCCGGCGCCTCCACCGCGCCGGAGAGCAGCAGGAAGAGTGCCGCGAGCGCCACCCCGAACACCGCGTAGGCGGCGAGGACCGCGCGGTACGAGGCCTGCTCGGCGACGCCGAGGTGCTGCAGCCCGCTGACGAAGGAGCCGCCGGCCAGCGCGCCGACCGCCGCGGCGAAGGACCCCGCGAGGTTGTACCACGCGAAGACGCGGGTCCGCCGCGCGCCGCCGACGAGCTGCGCCAGCGCCGACTGCTCGATGGAGATGAAGGGCCCGATCTCGCTCCCGTTGGGGCTGACGACGCCGATCGCCGCCGCCAGCGCGATGAGCACGAGGTTCCGCGACGCGGCCATGACGCCGCCGGTGGCCGCGATCAGCAGCGCGCCGAGCACGAGCATCCGCCGGCGGCCGGCGCGGTCGGCGGAGGTCGTGATCCAGAGCGAGACCAGGATGTCGCCGAGGAGCGCGAGGCTGAAGATGAGGCCGACGGCGCGCTCGCCGAAGCCGACGGCGTGCAGGTACAGCGCCAGGCTCACGGAGACGAAGCCGTACGCGAAGATGCGGAGGATGCGCGTCGCGAACAGCAGGCGGATGTCAGTGCTCATCGTTATCAGTATACGTGCAGGCTACGGGGTCCTGTCGCTGCGCACTCCGCCAAGGCTGATGCAGGCTTCGGGGTCCTGTCGCTGCGGACCTCCACCGTGCTCCCTTCGGTCCGCGCGGCGGAGGCCCTCCCCTCCGCGCCACCCCTCCGCAGCGCCGGGCAATGCGCACTGAACGGCACTGCTCCTTAGCCGGCGCTTCCATAGGGG contains these protein-coding regions:
- a CDS encoding MFS transporter, whose amino-acid sequence is MSTDIRLLFATRILRIFAYGFVSVSLALYLHAVGFGERAVGLIFSLALLGDILVSLWITTSADRAGRRRMLVLGALLIAATGGVMAASRNLVLIALAAAIGVVSPNGSEIGPFISIEQSALAQLVGGARRTRVFAWYNLAGSFAAAVGALAGGSFVSGLQHLGVAEQASYRAVLAAYAVFGVALAALFLLLSGAVEAPARDGAPRARSRLGLHRSRGTVARLSALFALDAFGGGFVIQGLLAYWFHLRFAVEPAALGGIFFGANLLAGVSALLADRIAARIGLIRTMVFTHIPSNLLLMLVPLMPTLPAAVGLLLVRYSISQMDVPTRQSYTMAVVDPDERSAASGVTTIARSVGALVSPTLSGALLAVPALISVPFFLAGTLKITYDLLLYRGFKAHPPPDEGKRATIGA